One genomic window of Cannabis sativa cultivar Pink pepper isolate KNU-18-1 chromosome 2, ASM2916894v1, whole genome shotgun sequence includes the following:
- the LOC115719508 gene encoding protein RETICULATA-RELATED 4, chloroplastic produces the protein MAIAFCLSPASSSSSLSFSNLNPHRSLLSSSSSSHLHLRFSSATVNSLTYPNSRSLSHFVAASTGGGVGGFNGGGSSGGGGGGGDDHGDDGGESDENAGGKNRAEAFLVLKEAGRSLESLPKDLAAAIEAGRIPGLVVSRYFALEKSGLIRWLMQFAGFRERLLADDLFLAKVAMECGVGMFTKTAAEYERRRENFFNELEVVFADVVMAIIADFMLVFLPAPTVSLRPALALNAGFIAKFFHNCPDNAFQIALSGTSYSVMQRIGAILRNGTKLFAVGTASSLVGTVVTNALINAKKAVNKDAAVEVENVPIVSTSVAYGVYMAVSSNLRYQVLAGVIEQRFLEPLLHQHKLMLSAMCFAVRTGNTFLGSLLWVDYARWIGIQKSH, from the exons ATGGCGATCGCCTTTTGCCTCTCTCCAGCTTCCTCTTCTTCATCgttatcattttctaatctcAATCCCCACCGTTCACTTCTCTCATCGTCTTCATCGTCCCATCTTCACCTTCGTTTCTCTTCCGCAACCGTTAACTCCCTTACCTATCCCAACAGCCGCAGTTTGTCTCATTTTGTTGCTGCTTCCACCGGTGGCGGAGTGGGTGGATTCAACGGTGGAGGATCTTCAGGTGGCGGCGGCGGCGGCGGTGATGATCACGGCGACGACGGTGGTGAATCCGACGAAAATGCAGGCGGAAAGAACAGAGCGGAGGCTTTTTTGGTTCTTAAAGAAGCGGGGAGGTCTCTGGAGAGTTTGCCTAAGGACTTGGCGGCGGCTATTGAGGCGGGGCGGATTCCTGGGTTGGTTGTCAGTAGGTACTTTGCGCTTGAGAAGTCGGGATTGATCCGGTGGCTGATGCAGTTCGCTGGATTTAGGGAGAGGCTTTTGGCTGACGATTTGTTCTTGGCTAAGGTTGCTATGGAGTGCGGTGTTGGAATGTTCACTAAG ACTGCTGCTGAGTATGAGCGCCGAAGGGAAAACTTTTTCAATGAGCTTGAAGTTGTTTTTGCAGATGTG GTAATGGCCATAATTGCAGATTTCATGCTTGTTTTTCTTCCTGCCCCCACTGTTTCTCTACGACCTGCGCTTGCACTCAATGCAGGATTCATTGCCAAGTTTTTCCATAACTGCCCTGATAACGCCTTCCag ATTGCTCTCTCTGGAACATCATATTCAGTAATGCAGAGAATTGGTGCCATATTG CGCAATGGTACCAAGCTTTTTGCAGTTGGCACTGCTTCATCACTG gtTGGTACGGTTGTGACAAATGCCTTGATTAATGCAAAGAAGGCAGTAAATAAGGATGCTGCTGTTGAAGTTGAGAATGTGCCTATAGTATCCACCAGTGTTGCCTACGGTGTGTACATGGCAGTTTCTAGCAACCTCAG GTATCAAGTATTGGCCGGTGTTATTGAACAGCGTTTCTTGGAACCCTTACTACACCAACACAAGCTCATGCTAAGTGCAATGTGCTTTGCTGTTAGGACTGGCAATACATTCTTGGGTTCATTATT GTGGGTGGACTACGCTCGTTGGATAGGAATCCAGAAATCCCATTAG